The Breoghania sp. L-A4 sequence ACTTCGATCACCGCACCCACCGCGCCGATCTCGACGATCCTTCCGCCGTCGGCCGGCGCGCGGGCGAACGCGCGGTGCGCCGGCTGAACCCGCAAAAGATCACCACGCGGACCACGAACGTCTTTTACGAGCCGCGCGCGGCGCGCTCGCTGCTGGGCCATTTCGCCGGCGCCATCAACGGCGCGTCGATCGCCCGCGGTACGAGCTTCCTCAAGTCCAAGATGGACCAGCGGATCTTCGCGCCCGGCATCACGATCACCGACGATCCGCTGCGGCCGCGCGCGCTCGGCTCGCGCGCCTTCGACGGCGAGGGCGTGGCCGTGGCGCCGCTGACCATGGTCGAGGACGGCATCCTGCGGTGCTGGTTCCTCGACAGCCCCGTGGCGCGCGAACTGGGGCTCATCACCAACGGCCGCGCCTCGCGCGGCGGCTCGGGCACCTCGCCCGGCTCCACCAACCTCACGCTGGCACCCGGCGAGATCGCGCCGGAGGATCTGCTGCGCGAGATCGGCGAGGGCATCTATGTCACCGACCTGATCGGCCACGGCGTCAACGGGCTGACCGGCGACTACAGCCGCGGCGTGTCGGGATTCTGGATCGAGAACGGCGAGCTGACCTACCCGGTCAGCGAGGTGACGGTTGCCGGCAATCTGATCGACATGTTCGCGCGGCTGCGCCCGGCCAGCGATCTCGACGACCGCTTCTCGACCTCGACCCCCTCGATCGCCATTGAAGGACTGACCCTTGCAGGACGCTGAGCCCGCCATCACGCTCACAACCGCGCAGGAGGATCTCGCCGTGATCCGGCAGGCGGCGCTCGAGGCGGGCGCGCTGGCGCTGAGCTATTTCCGCAAGGACCCGAAGGTCTGGTCCAAGGCCAATGATTCGCCCGTGACCGAAGCCGACATGGCGGTGGACGCGCTGCTGGCCGAGCGGCTGCGCGGCGCGCGGCCTGATTACGGCTGGCTGTCGGAAGAGGCGGCGGACGACCGCTCGCGGTTTTCCAGCGACCGCGTGTTCATCGTCGACCCGATCGACGGTACCCGCGGCTTCATCGCCGGCGACAAGAACTGGACGGTGTGCATCGCGGTGGTGGAGGCGGGCCGGCCGATCGCGGCCGCGGTCTATTGCCCCGCGCGCGATGATATGTATCTGGCGGTGGCCGGCGGCGGCGCAACGCTGAACGACGCGGAGGCGCGCGTCAGCGCGCGCACCGATCTCGAGGGTGCCGAGATCGCGGGTCCCCGGATGATCACCCGGCACGAGGCCTTCCGGGATGCCGGCGTGGCGCCCGGAATCGTCGTGCCCTCGCTGGCCCTGCGCATCGCGCTGGTGGCCGCGGGACGGTGCGACGCGGCCATCGCGCGCGCCAACGCGCACGACTGGGATCTTGCGGCGGCGGATCTTTTGGTGCACGAAGCGGGCGGGCGGCTCACCGCGCTTGATGGGGAGCCGCTGGTCTACAATCAGCCGAGCATCCGGCATCCGGCGCTGATCGCGGCTCCGGCCGCGCTGCAAAAGGGGCTCGGCGCCCTGGTCCATCGCGCGGTTGAGGCGGCTTAGACGCAGCGTCGCGCACGCTCGGCGCCCTGGCTCCTCCCGGCCGGCGCCGCGGCAGGCAAGACACAGAGCCCGTCGCGCGGACGGGCTTTACAAAGACAAGACAGGACGGTCATGAGCGGACAGGAAACAGGCAAGCAGCTTCTGCATCTTGTGTTCGGCGGAGAGCTCACCAGCGTGAGCGGCGTCGAGTTCAAGGATCTCGACGCGCTCGACATCGTCGGCATCTATCCCAACTACGCCACCGCCTACGCCGCCTGGAAGGCGAAGGCGCAGGGCAGCGTCGACAACGCGCACATGCGCTATTTCATCGTCCACATGCACCGGCTGCTCGATCCCGAAACCGACGCCGCATGACACCCGCGCGGCCGCGCGTTTGCGGCCGTTGCGCCAGCGGGTCTTGCGCCGCGCGCCATCTTCGCGAAAGCTTCGCGCGGCGACGGTGTCGCGCGCCGGGCGGAAATCCGCTCCGGATACGGTGGCCCGCCAGTTACATTGACGCGTAATCTCGGCGGCGGAACGGCTTTGGTTCGCCGCGACAGGATCCGAGCAAAGGCGAGGCACGACCTCCTTGAGGAACATTCTGACCGACAACATCCGCAAGGATGCCGAGGACGACCGCTACATCGGCGCCGATTATCACGTGCCGGAAACCGTGCGGCGCATCTTCAAGGAGCACGTGGCGCCGCACTGGAAGGTGCTGAGCGTCGCCCTGGTGACGATGACCTTCGTCGCCGCCACCACCGGCGCGCTGCCGTTCCTGATGAAGAACGCCGCCGACCAGATTTTCGTCGGCAAGAACACCTCCATGCTCTACATGCTGCCGCTGATCGTCATCGTGGTGATGGCGGTCCGCTCGGCGGCGGAATACGTCTCGCGGGTGACCGAGGCCTTTATCGCGGGCCGGGTGACCACCGATCTGCAAAAGCAGCTGTTCGAGACGCTGGCGCTGGCCGACCTGGGCTGGCTGCACGGCACCCACTCCGGCCGCTTCGTCTCCGTGTTCATGAACGATGTGGGCCTGGTGCGCTCGGCCGCCGCCTCGACCCTGACGGCCATGGTCAAGAACCTGCTGTCGGTCTTCTTCCTCGTCGCCTCCATGCTCTACATGGACTGGCTGCTGACGCTGCTGCTGCTGATTGTCATGCCGCTGGGCGGCTGGCTGCTGCGGTTCCAGCGCAAGCGCATGAAGCAGTCGGTCAACCGCTCGCTGCAGGGTGTGGGCGATCTCGGCCGCATCGTCGCGCAGACGCTGGCGGGCATCCGCGTGGTCAAGGCCTACGATCAGGAAACCCGCGAGCTGGAGCGCGCCGAGACGATCATCGAGCGCACGTTCGAGTACGGCATGCAGACCCAGCGCACCCGCGCCGCCACGGGTCCGATCACGGAAGGCCTGTCGGGCATCGGCTTTGCCGGCGCCATCTTCTACGGCGGCTGGCAGGGCATTCACGGCGGGCTGACGCTGGGCGATTTCATGGGGTTCATGACCGCCGCCATGCTGGTCTATCAGCCGTTCAAGTCACTGGCCTCGCTGCACAACACCTTGATGGAGGGCGTGATCGCGGCCAACCGTGTCTACGAGATCCTCGACCGCAAGAGCATGGTGCAGACGCCGCCGGACGCCACGCCACTGGCCGCGCCGGGCGGCGCGATCACCTTTGAGAACGTCACCTATGCCTATGAACCGGGCAAGCCGGTGCTCATCGATTTCTCGCTCGAGATCCCCGCCGGATCGCGCGTGGCGCTGGTCGGCCCGTCCGGCGCCGGCAAGTCCACGGTGCTCAACCTGGTGCCGCGGTTCTTCGATCCGGAATCCGGCCGCGTGCTGATCGACGGTGAGGACATCCGCGACCACACGCTGTCGAGCGTGCGCCGCGCCAGCGCGCTGCTGACCCAGGATCCGGTGATTTTCGACGATACGGTGGGCGGCAACATCCGCTACGGATCGCCCGACGCCAGCCAGGAGGATCTGGAGGAGGCCGCGCAGGCCGCTGCCGCCTCCGAATTCATCGCAGCCCTGCCGAAGGGCTTCGACACGGAAGCGGGCGAGGACGGAAACCGGCTGTCGGGCGGCCAGAAGCAGCGCATCGCCTTCGCCCGCGCGATCCTGAAGAACGCGCCGATCATCCTGCTCGACGAGCCGACGAGCGCGCTGGACGCGGCCGCCGAGGCCAAGGTGCAGGATGCCATGGACACGCTGCTGCAGGGCCGCACCGTGCTGATGATCGCGCACAGGCTGTCGACGGTGAAGAAGGCCGACAAGATCTGCGTGATGGACGCCGGCCGGGTGGTCGAGGTCGGGTCGCACGACGAGCTGCTGGCCCGCAAGGGGCTCTACGCCAGCCTGCATGCCGCGCAGTTCACCGAAAGCGGCGTGCTGGAGCCCGCCGCGGAGGCGCCGACCGAGGAGGCGGCATGCTGAAGCACGTCGGGCGGCATCCGTTCGCCCTCAAGGCTGCCGGAACCTTCCTTGCCTATTATCTGCTGTTGGTGCGCAAGACCTCGCGCCTGGTGATCGACCCGCCGGATCTCTACGAGCGGCTGGGCAACGAGCTGCCCGTGATCATCGCCATGTGGCACGGCCAGCATTTCATGGTGCCGCTTGGGCGCCTGCGCGAATGGGACATGCGGGTGATGATCTCGCGCTCCGCCGACGGCGAGATCAACGCCATTGCCGCGCGCCGGCTGGGCATGGGGCTGATTCGCGCCTCGGGCGGCCGCAACGCCCACCAGATGCGCAAGCGCGGCGGCATGCGCGGATTTCTCGAATGCCTCAGCGTGCTGCGCGACGGCGCCTCGGTGGGGCTGACGGCGGACGTGCCCAAGGGCCCGGCGCGGATCGCGGGGCCGGGCATCGTGCAACTGGCCAAGCATTCCGGCTGTCCGATCGTGCCCGTGGCGATCGCCTCCAGCCTGCACATCGATCTCGACAGCTGGGACAGCGCGAGCATCAATCTGCCGTTCGGAACGGTGGGGCTGACCATCGGCGAGCCGATCCGCGTTCCGGCGGACGCCGATGACGCGGCGCTGGAAGAGGCGCGTCTTGCGGTGGAAGCGGGGCTTGATCGGGCGACCGAACGGGCCTACGCCATGTCCGGTGGCGAAGGTGGCCGGAGATGGGCATGGCCGAAGTGGCATGACTGACGCAAACGCAGACCGGCCGCAGCGGGCCGGACCGGCCGGCAGCGGCTCCGGCACGCCGGCGTCCGGCATGCCCGTGTCGGGCGGCGTGCTGCTTGCGGCCTATGGCTGGGGCGGGCGGCTGGCGCTGCCGTTGCTCTCGGGCATCTATGCCTGGCGCGTGCGCCGCGGCAAGGAAGAGCCCGCGCGCCGCGACGAACGCTTCGGCCGTACGGCCCATGTGCGCCCCGAGGGGCCTTTGGTGTGGGTGCATGCGGCAAGCGTCGGCGAGACCAACGCGGTGCTGCCGCTGATCGACTGGATCGCCGGACGCGGGCTGACCGTGCTGCTGACCACCGGCACCGTCACCTCGGCCAATGTGGCCGCGGCGCGGCTGCCGCGCGGCGCCATCCACCAGTATTTCCCTTTCGACGTGATGCCGGCGATCGACCGGTTTCTCGATCACTGGCGGCCGACGGCGGCGATCGCGGTGGAATCCGAGATCTGGCCGGCGACGCTGACCCGGCTGCGCCGCCGCGCCATTCCGACCGTGATCGTCAACGGCCGCATGTCGGAGAGTTCGTTTCACGGCTGGCGGCGGCTGGGCTCCTCGGCGGCCTGCGTGTTCGGCGCGCTGGATCTGTGCCTGGCGCAGTCGGCTGGCGACGCGGAGCGGTTCACGCGGCTTGGCGTCGCGGATGTGCGGGTGGCGGGCAATCTCAAGTTCGACGTGCCGATGCTGAGCGTCGATGCGGACCAGCTCTCGGGGTTGCGCGCCGTGATCGGCGGCCGGCCCGTGTGGTTCGCCGCCAGCACCCATGAGGGTGAGGAGGAGATCGTTGCCCGGCTGCACGCCGCCCTGCGCGAAACCTTCCCTGATCTGCTGCTGGTCTGCGCGCCGCGCCATCCGCACCGCGGCCGCGCGGTGGGCGACATTTTCGCGCAGGCCGGCCATGACGTGTCGCAGCGCTCGCTCGGCCACGCCATCCGCAAGGCGACCGGCGTCTATGTGGCCGACACCATGGGCGAGATGGGGCTCTTCTACCGGCTGGCGCAGGTCGCCTTCGTCGGCGGCTCGCTGGTGCCCAAGGGTGGCCACAACCCGATCGAGCCGGCGCAACTGGGCTGCGCCATCGCCTGCGGCCCCAGCACGCGCAATTTCAAGAGAATCTACGAGG is a genomic window containing:
- a CDS encoding DUF4170 domain-containing protein, which gives rise to MSGQETGKQLLHLVFGGELTSVSGVEFKDLDALDIVGIYPNYATAYAAWKAKAQGSVDNAHMRYFIVHMHRLLDPETDAA
- a CDS encoding 3'(2'),5'-bisphosphate nucleotidase CysQ; this encodes MQDAEPAITLTTAQEDLAVIRQAALEAGALALSYFRKDPKVWSKANDSPVTEADMAVDALLAERLRGARPDYGWLSEEAADDRSRFSSDRVFIVDPIDGTRGFIAGDKNWTVCIAVVEAGRPIAAAVYCPARDDMYLAVAGGGATLNDAEARVSARTDLEGAEIAGPRMITRHEAFRDAGVAPGIVVPSLALRIALVAAGRCDAAIARANAHDWDLAAADLLVHEAGGRLTALDGEPLVYNQPSIRHPALIAAPAALQKGLGALVHRAVEAA
- a CDS encoding TldD/PmbA family protein; protein product: MTAHIDQAALEAQAARLVEAARAAGADAADAVAITGVSLGVDVRNGVVEETNRSESDDFTLRVFIGQSQASVSANVFDDPATLAERAVAMARVAPPDRFAGLADPALLARTFPELDLVDETPVDADMLRDVALACEAAALDVSGVSKSGGASASWGLAGVVLATSGGFTGSYMVSRSGFSATAVAGEGTLMERDYDFDHRTHRADLDDPSAVGRRAGERAVRRLNPQKITTRTTNVFYEPRAARSLLGHFAGAINGASIARGTSFLKSKMDQRIFAPGITITDDPLRPRALGSRAFDGEGVAVAPLTMVEDGILRCWFLDSPVARELGLITNGRASRGGSGTSPGSTNLTLAPGEIAPEDLLREIGEGIYVTDLIGHGVNGLTGDYSRGVSGFWIENGELTYPVSEVTVAGNLIDMFARLRPASDLDDRFSTSTPSIAIEGLTLAGR
- a CDS encoding ABC transporter transmembrane domain-containing protein, with the translated sequence MRNILTDNIRKDAEDDRYIGADYHVPETVRRIFKEHVAPHWKVLSVALVTMTFVAATTGALPFLMKNAADQIFVGKNTSMLYMLPLIVIVVMAVRSAAEYVSRVTEAFIAGRVTTDLQKQLFETLALADLGWLHGTHSGRFVSVFMNDVGLVRSAAASTLTAMVKNLLSVFFLVASMLYMDWLLTLLLLIVMPLGGWLLRFQRKRMKQSVNRSLQGVGDLGRIVAQTLAGIRVVKAYDQETRELERAETIIERTFEYGMQTQRTRAATGPITEGLSGIGFAGAIFYGGWQGIHGGLTLGDFMGFMTAAMLVYQPFKSLASLHNTLMEGVIAANRVYEILDRKSMVQTPPDATPLAAPGGAITFENVTYAYEPGKPVLIDFSLEIPAGSRVALVGPSGAGKSTVLNLVPRFFDPESGRVLIDGEDIRDHTLSSVRRASALLTQDPVIFDDTVGGNIRYGSPDASQEDLEEAAQAAAASEFIAALPKGFDTEAGEDGNRLSGGQKQRIAFARAILKNAPIILLDEPTSALDAAAEAKVQDAMDTLLQGRTVLMIAHRLSTVKKADKICVMDAGRVVEVGSHDELLARKGLYASLHAAQFTESGVLEPAAEAPTEEAAC
- a CDS encoding lysophospholipid acyltransferase family protein — encoded protein: MLKHVGRHPFALKAAGTFLAYYLLLVRKTSRLVIDPPDLYERLGNELPVIIAMWHGQHFMVPLGRLREWDMRVMISRSADGEINAIAARRLGMGLIRASGGRNAHQMRKRGGMRGFLECLSVLRDGASVGLTADVPKGPARIAGPGIVQLAKHSGCPIVPVAIASSLHIDLDSWDSASINLPFGTVGLTIGEPIRVPADADDAALEEARLAVEAGLDRATERAYAMSGGEGGRRWAWPKWHD